TTGAATTCAAAATCCGAAACTGGATGCCTGCTTCATCAATTGCTGCTCCCATCGCGCCACCTAAGGCATCAATTTCCTTCACTAGATGGCTCTTGCCAATTCCGCCGATAGAAGGATTGCAAGACATCTGTCCGAGTGTTTCAAGATTATGGGTCAGCAATAGCGTCCTATGACCCATGCGGGCGGCTGCAAGCGCTGCCTCTGTACCCGCATGCCCACCACCGACAACATTATTTCGAATTTCTCCATATAACTCATAAACCCGCTTATTTAAAATTAAGAGCTGATCACCCTATTTTACGGTAAAAATTTAAATCTGTCATTTACCTATGAGCGTCTGTATAAATACACGACTACATAAACCGATAGCTAAAAATGTTCCACGTGAAACGCAATTATCCCACATCATCCAACTGGATAATTAAATACATGCTGTCTTATTACAAGGCAAATATCACTGACAAGCACCTCATTTTTCAATGATTAATCTAATACAAAACTATTAAAAAAGACAAAATGATATAACATCATTCAACTGATTGAGTTTCCAAGCGATTGACAAGCGGATCCCGAAAAATTCACTAATTAGAAAAACGCCTATAATGATTGATTATCGACAATGTCATTCTTTCTCAAGCGTAGATCCACGAGCTAACCAAAGTCGTGGGCGGTACGAGCGGCCTCCCTTGAGCTCCAAGCTTAATAGTAAATTCTATTTTTTCCGGAGTATCTGAGCATAGCTGACAACATCAAAAACCCCAACCCACTCAACTTTTGAACCGCATCAAAGGATAAATTAATCAGATCTTCTCAGGTTTACACGAGATTGCTCATCCCTGACCTACTCTTAAACGTTCATCAGCTTTTTCGTATTCACGATCTCGGATAATCTGGCGCTAAAGTCACGCTTTATTAATTAAAACAAGGCGATTATTAGAAGCACTATATATCAAAGAACAACAAAAGTCACCCGGCACCAGCAACAATCTAAAATCTGATTCAATACCACCCACACCTCATCTCAACCTGATGCATTCTTCTTCAGAAAGCCGTTACACAGGGATCTGATACTTGTATTACTTATAGGGACATCTTATTATAATGACAAGTCAAAAATCTTCCGTTACAAAGGATGGCGTATATAAAATAACATCTTTAATAGGATTGACCACGCAGTATCGATACTGGATATCGTTCTTAAAAAGATAGTGAACTCATATAGATCCTTTGAGCTCAATACCAAGAACACATATTAAACCCATGCTCAATATGATGCATTGCCTTTCAGACAATCCCGTCTTAATCACAGGGAATAAAAACAGATTATGAAAAAATACTATTAGCTTTAATGCTGGCTCTCATCAGTACTGGCACAATGGCCGAATGGACGAAGATAGGCGAAAGTACCGACAAAGGCGGTTACACCGCTTACGCTGATCTGACTTCTATTCACAAGGCGGCAACAGGGTCAAGATGTGGGTTTTTTTTGATTACACGCTTGAACAAAAATTCTCTGGCGTTATTTTTCTATCTGAGAAAATTCGGCGGGAGTATGACTGCAAGGGAAAACACATGAGAACACTTTCTTATTCGTTATTCAGCTGGAATATGGAGAGTGGACAATTAGTCCGCAAGTATAACCAACCTCAAAAATGGGAAAAAATACAGCCTGCGGAAATAAGCGAAACCGAATGGGAGACCGCTTGCAATCAGCAGGATTAATTTTACCCGTCACTTTGCATGAGTCCCATCACACACACCCTATCGCGAAATCTAAATAATGTTCTTATTTAAAAATAAGGCGTATCTTTATTTATTCCTTAATGGATTGCCCTTAACATTTGTTAACCATGACATTACCCGCAGGATTATTCGCATCACCGGATTCAAAACCTAATAAGATGCTTTTAATCCAAATTTTCCATTAGAATTTTTTAAAGGGAGAAAATGGATGTAAACCTCACTCTGAATTATGAACAATGACGACGATGTCAGGCACGATAGACCTGCGTTTTAAAAATACATTTCATTGCATCTTTTTGGCAGAATGCAGACACGACATATTCACAAAGTCGATTTCGAGCAACCCTCAAGGGATATTCGTCAACATATCCATCAACTTTGAGAACGGATTGGTTGAATTCGGCCAAGCGAATGGCCTTGGTAAATTATCCTCTCAAACTCGCTCTATCGAAACTGGTTAGTAACCTGAGAGGTTTGCCTAATCCCCTTATCCGGAAAAAACTACTCTGGAAATAAAAAACTGTGGCGTAATATTTTATGAAAGACCTCTGCACAACTGCGTAAATTTACTGTGACAATGGAAAAAATGCCAAATGACATTTTTTATGCGTGTTATCTTGGAAAAAAATGAGGTTTTTTCTCTTTTTAAAGGGAATTTCCCCTTTATGTAGCATTTGGACGGACTACTCCCTTGGTGGCTTGTCCACGAAAATTTTGTTGGCCGCTTTTTTTAGATTCATGCAGATACTTTTCAGCATAACTTGGGCGTTGACTTTTGCCGTGCCGAAGTAGCTGGCGCGTCCCATCCCGAATAGGCGTTTGGCCGTGCCGAAACACTGTTCAACAATATAGCGTTTTTTGCTGATCAATTTATTCGCCAGCTTCTGGCGTGCCTAGAGTGGCTTGTTCTTGTACGCACGATGCATGATTGCGCTCTTGATTTTGTGATTTCTTAGAAACTGCCGATTGGCGTTGCTGGCTGATCCTTTGTCGGCATATACCCGATTTGCCTCAAGGTGCGCACCCTCGATAGCTGCTTCGAAATGTATCATTTCGCTCTGGTTGGCAGGGGCAGTGTGAACTCCACGCACATAGCCGTCTTGCGAGTCCACTACCAGGTAACTGCGATAGCCAAATTGCGACTTCTTGCCTTTTTTTAGCCAGGCCGCATCTGGATCCGCGCTTTGTTCTTCAATACAGGTGATTCCTGGTCGGCTGCCATCCTCAAATTGAACAGCCTTACCTTCGGTATCCACTTCAAGCAGGATAGCCTTTTTGGGGCGTGCCGCTGACTCAATCAGCGTGGCATCAATTACCGCTCCCGTTGCGCCCTTGATCATCAATCCGTGTGATTGAAGCTGTTCATTGATCGAGGCTAGCAGATCATCTAACCGATCGCCGGACACCAATCGGTTGCGAAACCGACACAAGGTGGTTTCGTCCGGTATCGCATCCGACAAGGACAAACCACAAAATTGTAGAAAATCAATCCGAACATACAGTGCTTGCTCCAACGCAGCATCCGACAAACTATGCCACTGTCCCAGCAGGATCGCCTTGAACATCATCAACCTATCAAATGGTTCCTGTCCTCCACCATGCGATAACTCGCGCTTGTATAAACCTGTAAGCTTCGAACGTAACTCCTCCCAGTCAATCAGGACATCAATCTTCATTAGCACACTGTCTCGTCTCAATCGCTGTGCCAATTCCAGTGTTCCAAAACTTATCTGCATCTCTTGTTCCAAATGTCTTTTACTTGTCACTATTTTAGTCGGTTATCGCGCTGACGGGGGAGTTGTGCAGTAGTCTTTATGATTGCCAATCTACTCTGCTGGTAGCTGCGGCGATGTGCCGATAGAAATCGGCCTATACAAGTAGAAAATGCCTCATTATACAATCAAAGAATGGCCTTCCCGACCATGCCATTTATCCCCCATTCTAGGCAATGGGACTCTTCGCACATTTCGGTAAATTATTTTATCGGCATTTTGTCTCACTATTTCTGCTGATGCATGCTATTTTTGAGTGTAATACGAATCGCAACTGATCTATCCTGTCCAATCAGAATTTTTATCGGTTTTGGAGTCAGTCTAATGAATTTTCATGATCTGAAAAACTGGAAGAGCTACTGGGAACAATTACAACTGGCCCTGCTCGATCCCAAGGTTGATGAAGCGGCATTGACAACATCCTTACAGAATGCGCGTGAAAATATCTCGGTACCCGTTCTATGGTTACTGGGCAAATCGCAAGCAGGCAAGACATCGATCATCAAAGCACTCACCGGCAGCAAAACAGCTGAGATCGGTAATGGTTTTCAGCCATGCACGCAGCATTCCAGCTTTTATGACTTTCCGGCCGAGATGCCGGTAGTCAGATTTCTTGATACACGCGGTCTGGGAGAAGTTGCCTATAATCCTCAGGATGATATCCACTATTGCGAATCTCAGGCTCATTTACTACTGGCCGTTATGAAGGTCGCTGACCAATGCCAAGAAACGGTATTTGAAATTTTGCATACGATTCGCGGGCGTCATCCCGAATGGCCTTTACTGATCGTACAAACTGGTTTGCATGAACTCTATCCGCCTGAAAGCAATCATATCTGCCCTTGGCCCTACGATAACGAACCCCTACCTGACGCCGTTCCAGCTGATTTGAGACGGGCTATCCTCGCGCAGCGACTCGCCGCAAAAAAATTACCCGGCTCTGCACCCGTTCACTGGGTCGCCGTCGATCTGACTCTGCCCGAAGATGGTTTTAATCCACCGGATTATGGTCTGGAAGCACTGTGGCTCGCAATTGAATCCCTGTCCTCACTCGGCCTACAGCGCCAGCTAAGTGGAGATAAAGAAATTCGTGACCTCTACGCACGTACGGCGCATCAGCATATTGTCAGTTTCTCACTAACCGCAGCAGGATTAGGTGCACTGCCGGTAGTCGACCTCGTCGCGGTATCCACCGTTCAGGCAAAACTGTTGCACAGTTTAGCTCGTCTTTACGGTCAACATTGGGACAAACGAACCATTACAGAATTCTTCGGACTGGTTGGCGCAGGAGTCGCATCCGGTTTTTTAGCACGGGTAATCGGACGTACTATAGTCAAACTGATTCCCTTCTGGGGTCAGACCGCAGGCATGGTATGGAGTGCCAGTTCCAGCGGCGCGACAACCTACGCTTTAGGTAAAGCCGCAGTCTATTTCTTCGTCAGGCGAAAGGATGGACTTAACGTGGATCCAGATACGCTGCGCCGGGTCTATTCTGACGCATTAAAGAACGGCGTATCCATACTCAAAAACCGTTCACGTGATCCATCTTAATGAAAATACCACACTTTCGAATTAACCCGTTACAGCTCATTGCACTCGTCCTGTTTACGGTACCCGTTTTGATCGTATTTGGACTCGGGATGCTATGGCTATGGCAAACGGGCAATCTACATTATTGGTTTTTTACCACGATCACATGCAGTGGCTGCGGTTACGGCTTACAGCAATGGCTGGCGCAACGTGAGCGTAAATTCTTAACTGAAGCAGGAGCCGAGCCCAACCCAGAGTGGCCACCCGATGCAGACGCTGCCTGGCAACAAATTAAAACACTCGCAGAAACTTGCAATCCAAATGACTGGCCTCTCGAGGATGGATCGTGGATACTGGAACTGGGTCGACGTACCCTGGAAACCGTTGCACGCTGTTACCACCCATCTGTAGAAAAACCATTACTTGAACTCACCATACCCCATACGTTACTCATCATTGAGCGGGCCAGCCGTGACCTACGTCAGGATGTAACTGAAAATATACCGTTTAGTAATCGCCTGACAATCGGCGACCTGTTCCGGATAAAACATTGGAAAAACAAAGCAGAGAAGATATTTAATGTCTATCGGGCAGGACGCATGATAGTCAATCCTGCGAACGCCTTACTCAGCGAGGCCTGGCGTCACCTTCAGGCACGCAGCTTTGGCTTAGCCCGAAGCGAGCTCCATTCCTGGTTTCTGCGCGCTTATATACGCAAAATTGGTTATTATGCAATTGATCTCTACAGTGGCCGGTTGCCGCTGGATGATGGCGAACCTATTACGGCTAAAACACCCATATCCCATATTGATATGGAAAAGAGCAACAATACGGAGACCGCAGAGGAACCGCTGCGTATTCTCATTTTAGGGCGTGCGAATGCGGGCAAATCAAGCCTAATCAACGCGCTATTCAAAAAACTGGCCACGGCTACCGATGTCTTGCCAGACACCACCCAGATGCTCACACCATTCGTCCTGTCACGCGAAGGATTCACACAGGCCCTGATATTCGATAGTCCCGGCTGTAATAGCCCTCATTTTGATTTTCAGCAGATGCAAACAGCGGTACTGAATGCTGACCTGATTTTGTGGGTCACGCCAGTGCATCGGCCCGATAGACAGATTGAGCGCGACTGTTTAGACGCATTGCGCACAGCGCAATCCCGACGGCCCCACTCTCATCCAGCCCCCGTACTCATCGCAGCGAGTCACATTGATTTGCTGCGACCGGCTAATGTGTGGCAACCCCCCTATAACCTGACCAATCCGCAGAATACCAAAGCCACCAATATACGTGCTGCCATACAAGCCATAGCGATCGATCTGGCTACGCCCGTTGAACAGGTCATTCCCGTCTGCCTGGTACCTAACCAGATCTACAATGTTGATGACACGCTTTGGGCTGCCCTGCTACATCATCAAGATGAAGCGCTCAGGGTACGCTTATTGCGCTGCCTGGAAACAAAAAAACGGGCGGAGGATTGGGTCATGCTACGCCGTCAGCTAATCAGTACAGGACGATTCCTTTGGCAGCTGCCAGACAGATTCGGCACACATGTCGATAAATGAAGAATTACTACTTGACATCCTCCCCTTCCTAAACGAAGGGGATTCCTAGCGACTTATTAAGCCGTTAAGAGTAGGTTTGTATTGCTACTGCCTACTGGTTCCTGCTTCTTAGACGAAACTAACGTTTCAACTCCACAGGCTAACAAGCGATGTCCTCGCTCAAGTACATTCAAGGCACCTACCAAGTCGGCATTGGCTTTAAATCCACATTCTGTACATTCAAAAGCACTTTGGCTTTTGCGATTGTCACGACTAACATGTTGACATCTAGGGCAGGTTTGAGAGGTGTATTGAGGGTTTACCTTCAATACATCCCCGCCTGAACAAGCCTGTTTATACTCCAAGAACGAAACGAACATTCCCCATCCTTGGTCAAGAATGGATTTGTTTAGACCCGATTTCGCTTTGACGTTTTTACCATGCTTTTCAACACTGCCCTTGGTACTCTTAGACATGTTTCCTATCTTTAAATTCTCAACTACGACCATTGCGTGATTTTTGCTGATTTCGGTTGAGGTTTTGTGTAAGAAGTCTAAACGAGCATTGGCAATACGCTCATGCAGTCGGGTAATGATTTGTTTCTGCTTTTTCCAGTTAGCAGAGAAACGGACTTTTTTAGACAGCTTACGCTGTTCAAAAGCCAGTTTCTTTGATAACTTTCTGAAACTGTTTAAAGGTTCTACGTATGAGCCGTCTGACAAGGTTGCAAAGCGGGTAACGCCCATATCAACACCAATCATACTGGTTGAGCTATGACGCTTTAGCTCGGTCTCGTACTCAGTCTGAATCGACACGTACCAATAACCGCCTTTACGGGAAATCGTCATATTTTTAACGTCACCAATGACTTGGCGTGAATTACGATATTTCACCCAACCGATTTTAGGCAAGAACACTTTGCTAGACTCTTGCTCCAGCTTAAATCCTTGTGGATAACGAAAGCTGTCACTCAAACCTTTTTTCTTGAATTTTGGAATCCGTTTTAAAGGCTGTTTTTTATCAAAACCGTCTTTGAACGCTTTTTCTAAGTTTTTTAAGGCTTGTTGTAACGGTTGAGAATGAACGGTTTTTAGAAATCCATAATCTTCTGAGGATTTCCATAGCTTTAGCCAAAATGACAACTCGTTGTACCAAAGCAATGGCTGTTTCTGCTCTAATCTGAACAGATTCATTGCTAAGGCTTTATTCCAAACAAACCGATTAGCACCCGCAAACTCAACCATCTTCTGTACTTGGTCAGAATTTGGATTGAGTCGAGATTTAAAGGCTTTGCGTATAATCTGCTTCATGGTTATAATTATACAAAAAGGAATTGGTCTATGCAAGTTAATAACGATGTAAGAACAGAAAGAAATTGCGTTTTTAATCTTTATGTTCATTTGGTCTTTGTAACAAAATACCGTAGAGATGTTTTCTCCGGAAGGGTATTAATTGATTTGGAAGAAATATTTAAAAACGTGTGTTTGGATTTTGAAGCAGAATTGGTGGAATTTAACGGTGAGCATGATCATATTCACCTTTTAGTTAACTATCCACCAAAAATTGCTATTTCTAACTTGGTAAATAGTTTGAAAGGCGTTTCAAGCCGACTTATTCGCAAAAAGAATTATCCCGAAATTAAAAATAAGCTTTGGGGTAATATGCTTTGGAGTCCAAGCTATTTTGCGGGTAGTTGTGGTGGAGCACCACTCTCGATTATTAAGCAATATATTGAACAACAGCAAAGACCGCATTAAACAGGCTTCGCCTGTGCGCTTATATCTCCGCCCTGAAGGAACGAAGTTTTACGCGCTATTTGATAAATCGCTCCCTGCAAAAGCCTTATCAAGAAGATGTGCGGTGCTGCTGTCTTTTTTTTGCCAACCACTGTGAGAGTTGAAGTTCAGGTATCGGCCGACCCAGATGATAACCTTGTGCTAAATTACATTTCTGCAAACGCAGAAATTCAAACTGCTCGACTGTTTCCACCCCTTCCCCGACTACTTCCAGTCCCAGTTTGTGAGCCAGTGAAATACTCGCCTCCACAATAACAGCATCACTTGCGCTATTGATAATATCTCTGACAAAAGCCTGATCAATCTTCAACGCATCGAGCGGAAAACGTTTTAGATAAGCCAATGATGAATAACCAGTACCAAAATCGTCAATGGCAACCCGTACGCCGAGCGCATGAATTGATTGTAATATCTCCGTAGCCTTTACCGGATCCTGCATCAGGATATTTTCTGTAATTTCCAATTCCAGTGCCTGCTGCGGCATTTCTTCTTCCTGCAATGCGCGGCGCACCTTGTCCAATAATTCTCCATCGTTAAACTGGACGGCAGAGACATTAACGGACAG
This genomic window from Nitrosomonas cryotolerans ATCC 49181 contains:
- a CDS encoding YcjF family protein, giving the protein MNFHDLKNWKSYWEQLQLALLDPKVDEAALTTSLQNARENISVPVLWLLGKSQAGKTSIIKALTGSKTAEIGNGFQPCTQHSSFYDFPAEMPVVRFLDTRGLGEVAYNPQDDIHYCESQAHLLLAVMKVADQCQETVFEILHTIRGRHPEWPLLIVQTGLHELYPPESNHICPWPYDNEPLPDAVPADLRRAILAQRLAAKKLPGSAPVHWVAVDLTLPEDGFNPPDYGLEALWLAIESLSSLGLQRQLSGDKEIRDLYARTAHQHIVSFSLTAAGLGALPVVDLVAVSTVQAKLLHSLARLYGQHWDKRTITEFFGLVGAGVASGFLARVIGRTIVKLIPFWGQTAGMVWSASSSGATTYALGKAAVYFFVRRKDGLNVDPDTLRRVYSDALKNGVSILKNRSRDPS
- the tnpA gene encoding IS200/IS605 family transposase, with amino-acid sequence MQVNNDVRTERNCVFNLYVHLVFVTKYRRDVFSGRVLIDLEEIFKNVCLDFEAELVEFNGEHDHIHLLVNYPPKIAISNLVNSLKGVSSRLIRKKNYPEIKNKLWGNMLWSPSYFAGSCGGAPLSIIKQYIEQQQRPH
- a CDS encoding surface-adhesin E family protein; its protein translation is MWVFFDYTLEQKFSGVIFLSEKIRREYDCKGKHMRTLSYSLFSWNMESGQLVRKYNQPQKWEKIQPAEISETEWETACNQQD
- a CDS encoding RNA-guided endonuclease InsQ/TnpB family protein is translated as MKQIIRKAFKSRLNPNSDQVQKMVEFAGANRFVWNKALAMNLFRLEQKQPLLWYNELSFWLKLWKSSEDYGFLKTVHSQPLQQALKNLEKAFKDGFDKKQPLKRIPKFKKKGLSDSFRYPQGFKLEQESSKVFLPKIGWVKYRNSRQVIGDVKNMTISRKGGYWYVSIQTEYETELKRHSSTSMIGVDMGVTRFATLSDGSYVEPLNSFRKLSKKLAFEQRKLSKKVRFSANWKKQKQIITRLHERIANARLDFLHKTSTEISKNHAMVVVENLKIGNMSKSTKGSVEKHGKNVKAKSGLNKSILDQGWGMFVSFLEYKQACSGGDVLKVNPQYTSQTCPRCQHVSRDNRKSQSAFECTECGFKANADLVGALNVLERGHRLLACGVETLVSSKKQEPVGSSNTNLLLTA
- a CDS encoding GTPase family protein, translated to MKIPHFRINPLQLIALVLFTVPVLIVFGLGMLWLWQTGNLHYWFFTTITCSGCGYGLQQWLAQRERKFLTEAGAEPNPEWPPDADAAWQQIKTLAETCNPNDWPLEDGSWILELGRRTLETVARCYHPSVEKPLLELTIPHTLLIIERASRDLRQDVTENIPFSNRLTIGDLFRIKHWKNKAEKIFNVYRAGRMIVNPANALLSEAWRHLQARSFGLARSELHSWFLRAYIRKIGYYAIDLYSGRLPLDDGEPITAKTPISHIDMEKSNNTETAEEPLRILILGRANAGKSSLINALFKKLATATDVLPDTTQMLTPFVLSREGFTQALIFDSPGCNSPHFDFQQMQTAVLNADLILWVTPVHRPDRQIERDCLDALRTAQSRRPHSHPAPVLIAASHIDLLRPANVWQPPYNLTNPQNTKATNIRAAIQAIAIDLATPVEQVIPVCLVPNQIYNVDDTLWAALLHHQDEALRVRLLRCLETKKRAEDWVMLRRQLISTGRFLWQLPDRFGTHVDK